Part of the Mycolicibacterium thermoresistibile genome, CCCCGGGTGAAGTTCGATCCCTTCTCGGAGGAGTTCTTCAACGATCCGTTCGGCATCTACAAACGGATGCGGGACGAGGCGCCGATCTACTACGACGAGGACGAGGACTTCTACGCGCTGTCCCGGCATGCCGATGTCGCCGCCGCGCTGAAGGACCACGAGACGTTCTCCTCGTCGCGCGGGTGCGACCTGGCGATGGTGCGCTCCGAGGAGCGGCCGCAGAAGTCCATCATCTTCATGGACCCGCCCGAGCACCGGCACATGCGCAGCCTGCTCAACAAGGCGTTCACCCCGCGGGCGATCCAGTCCCAGCGCGACACCGTGATCGAACTGGTGCGCAAGTACCTCGGTGCGGTGAAGTCCGACGAGTTCGATGTGGTCCAGGACTTCTCCGGACCGTTCCCGGTCGAGGTCATCACCCGGATGGCCGGCGTCCCCGAGGAATACCGTCAGCAGGTGCGGCACTGGATCGACACCAGCCTGCACCGCGAGCCCGGTCAGATCGAGGCCACCGAGGCGGGCATGCAGGCCAACATCGACACCGCGATGTTCTACTACGACCTGGTGCAGAAACGCCGGCAGGAACCGCAAGACGACATGATCAGCCGGCTCATCGCCGCGGAGATCCCGGATGAGGACGGCGGCATGCGCCGGCTCGACGACATCGAGATCTGCGGTTTCGCAACACTTCTCGGCGGGGCCGGCGCGGAGACGGTGACCAAGTTGATCGGCACCGCGGTGGTGAACTTCGCCCGGTTCCCCGACCAGTGGCAGAAGCTGCTCGATGATCGCAGCAAGATCCCCGCCGCGGTGGAGGAACTGCTGCGCTATGAGGGTCCGGTGCAGTACAACGTGCGCTACACGCTCAAGGAGGCGCACGTGCCCAGCGGCACCATCCCGGCCGGCAAGCCGGTGTTCCTGCTGAAGGCCTCGGCCAACCGCGACGAACGGGCCTGGACCGATGCCGACAGGTTCGACATCGACCGTGATCGCACCGAGTCGCCGAACCTGGCTCTCGGCTACGGCATCCACAGCTGTCTCGGCGCCGCGCTGGCCCGGTTGGAGAGTACGATCGCACTCGAGCACCTGCTCGATTTCATGCCTCGGTACGAGGTGAAGTGGGACGGTCTGCGGCGGGTGACGATGCAGAACGTGGGCGGTTACTCCCATGTCCCGGTGAAGGTGTTGCGATGACGAAGAAGGTCGAGGTCGATTTCGGGCTGTGCGAGGCCAACGGTGTCTGCATGGGCATCATCCCGGAGGTCTTCCAGCTCGACGATCAGGATTACCTGCACGTACTGCAGGATGAGGTGACCCCGGAGAACGAGGAACAGATTCGCGAGGCGGTGCGGCAGTGTCCGCGCCAGGCCATCTCGATTCGGGAGTGACCCGCACCGCGGGAGGGAGACCGCTCCCCTGCCGCGGTCGCCCCTGCCGCGGTCGCCCCCGACGCGGTTGTCCCTGACACCGTCGGTGTTGGCGATCGGCCGCGAGAACGGCCGGCCCCCTCATCGTCGGGAGCCAGCCGCGCTGCGTCTCACACCCCGTGCAGAATGGCGCCGTTGCAATCCGCGGCGGCCTGACGGAGTTTGGCGGCGGCCTGATACTCGTCGGAGTAGTACCAGGCCTTGGCCGCCTCCTCGGACTCGAACTCCAGCAGCACCGTCTGGGTACCGTGCCAGGTCCCCTCGATCACCTCGGCCTTCTGGTCGAACGCCAGCACTTTGGCGTTAGCCATCGTCGGGCCGGCCAGCTTGCCGTACTCGGCCATGCCGGCCGGATCCTTCACGTCCTCGGTGATGACGATGTATGCCTTGGCCATTCACACTCCTCTTGAATCAGTCGATTTCCCGGATCGCACGTTCAGGGCAGTGCTCGATCGCCTCGCGCGCCGCGGATTCCAGCTCCGGCGGCACCTCTTCGAGTTTTGCGACCGACCAACCGTCGTCGGTCAGTTCGAACACCTCGGGGCACAGGGTGAGGCACATGCCGTGCCCGGCGCAGCGATCCTCGTCGACCGTGACCTTCATCGTGCACCACCGGAAACGCCGTCGAACTCCAGATGCAACTCGGTGAGGCCGCGCAGGATGTAGGTGGGAATGTAGGAGTACCTGCGATTCTCCGGCGGGCCGTGGTGCGCCTCGCTGATCCGGATGTCGCTGGTGCGGTCCAGGAGACGTTCCAGGCCGACGCGGGTCTCGGCGCGGGCCAGCGGAGCGCCCGGGCAACTGTGGATGCCCCGGCCGAATGCCAGATGCTGACGGGCGTTCTTGCGGTCGGGGTCGAACTCGTCGGGGTTCTCGAACCGCCGGGGGTCGCGGTTGGCCGCCCCGTTGATCACCATGACCGTGCAGCCGGCCCCCAGCGGCTGACCGCCCACGGTGGTGGGCACCCGGGACAACCGGAAGTCACCCTTGACCGGGCTCTCGATCCGCAGGCACTCCTCGATGAAGTTGGGCAGCAGGCTGCGGTCCGCGCGGACCCGCTCCTGGATGTCGGGGCGGTCGCCGAGCACCTTCAGCGCGGTGGACAGCAGCCGCACCGTGGTCTCCTGACCGGCCGAGAACACATTCGTCGCCACCCGCACCACATCGCCGACCTCGGGTGTGGTGCCGCCCGGGAACGTCGCGGTGGCCAGACCGGTGAGCACGTCGTCCCGCGGGTTGCGGCGGCGGTCCTCGACGTACTCGGCGAACACGTCGTAGAGGTACTCCAGCGGGGTCTTGGCCAGCGTCTTGTCGGCATTGCCCAGCCCGCTGCCGTGAGTTCCGCGGGCCAGCCGCTCCAGCAACTCCGGGCGGTCCTCCTCGGGCACGCCGAGTAGGTCGGCGATGACCCGCAGCGTGAACGGGCCGGCAAAGCCGTTGATGAACTCGCCGTGGCCGGGCGCGAGGAAGTCGTCGAGGATGTCGTCGGCGATCTGCCACATCGCGTCCTCGTTCTCCTTGAGACGCTTCGGCGTGATCAGCCGCATCAGCAGGGCACGGTGATTGGTGTGGGTCGGCGGATCCAGTGTGGGCAGCTGATCGCTGAACGGAATCTCGTCACGGTGCTCGTTGATCAGCTCGGTGATGTCCTCGTTCTCCTTGCCCTCCAACGACACCGGGAATCCCGGAAACGGGCCGGTCACCGAGATGCACGAGGAGAACGACTCGGCATCGTTGTAGACGTCCACGGCTTCCTGCCAACCGGTCACCATGGTGACGCCGTAGAACTTCTCCCGCGTCACCGGACACTTGTCGCGGAGCGCCGCAT contains:
- a CDS encoding ferredoxin: MTKKVEVDFGLCEANGVCMGIIPEVFQLDDQDYLHVLQDEVTPENEEQIREAVRQCPRQAISIRE
- a CDS encoding ferredoxin; its protein translation is MKVTVDEDRCAGHGMCLTLCPEVFELTDDGWSVAKLEEVPPELESAAREAIEHCPERAIREID
- a CDS encoding cytochrome P450, which encodes MTRPRVKFDPFSEEFFNDPFGIYKRMRDEAPIYYDEDEDFYALSRHADVAAALKDHETFSSSRGCDLAMVRSEERPQKSIIFMDPPEHRHMRSLLNKAFTPRAIQSQRDTVIELVRKYLGAVKSDEFDVVQDFSGPFPVEVITRMAGVPEEYRQQVRHWIDTSLHREPGQIEATEAGMQANIDTAMFYYDLVQKRRQEPQDDMISRLIAAEIPDEDGGMRRLDDIEICGFATLLGGAGAETVTKLIGTAVVNFARFPDQWQKLLDDRSKIPAAVEELLRYEGPVQYNVRYTLKEAHVPSGTIPAGKPVFLLKASANRDERAWTDADRFDIDRDRTESPNLALGYGIHSCLGAALARLESTIALEHLLDFMPRYEVKWDGLRRVTMQNVGGYSHVPVKVLR
- a CDS encoding DUF1330 domain-containing protein, with amino-acid sequence MAKAYIVITEDVKDPAGMAEYGKLAGPTMANAKVLAFDQKAEVIEGTWHGTQTVLLEFESEEAAKAWYYSDEYQAAAKLRQAAADCNGAILHGV
- a CDS encoding cytochrome P450: MAEDITAVDFFRDDRLTDDPYPFYAALRDKCPVTREKFYGVTMVTGWQEAVDVYNDAESFSSCISVTGPFPGFPVSLEGKENEDITELINEHRDEIPFSDQLPTLDPPTHTNHRALLMRLITPKRLKENEDAMWQIADDILDDFLAPGHGEFINGFAGPFTLRVIADLLGVPEEDRPELLERLARGTHGSGLGNADKTLAKTPLEYLYDVFAEYVEDRRRNPRDDVLTGLATATFPGGTTPEVGDVVRVATNVFSAGQETTVRLLSTALKVLGDRPDIQERVRADRSLLPNFIEECLRIESPVKGDFRLSRVPTTVGGQPLGAGCTVMVINGAANRDPRRFENPDEFDPDRKNARQHLAFGRGIHSCPGAPLARAETRVGLERLLDRTSDIRISEAHHGPPENRRYSYIPTYILRGLTELHLEFDGVSGGAR